One Herbaspirillum rubrisubalbicans genomic window carries:
- the yddG gene encoding aromatic amino acid DMT transporter YddG: MESKKATLIGLSAVLLWSAIVGLIRGVSQHLGATGGAAAIYTVASVILWMSVGFPRLSRFPRKYLLWGSVLFVAYELCLSLSIGYAHSARQAIEVGMVNYLWPTFTLVAAILFGGQRATLLVVPGFVLSMLGICWVLGGEQGLDLAGMMANLQDNPLSYGLAFVGALIWAAYCTVTVTLAQGSNGVTPFFILVALALWGKFLLGDHAGELVLSLPALIYLVLAAAAMGLGYAAWNVGILHGNVTLLAGASYFIPVFSSALSALLLRAPLPASFWVGAALVCGGSILCWRATAGR; encoded by the coding sequence ATGGAGAGCAAGAAAGCAACCCTGATCGGACTCAGTGCAGTGCTCTTGTGGAGCGCCATCGTCGGCTTGATCCGCGGTGTGAGCCAACATCTGGGCGCCACCGGCGGGGCGGCGGCGATCTATACGGTGGCCTCGGTGATCCTGTGGATGTCGGTGGGTTTTCCGCGGCTCTCGCGCTTCCCGCGCAAGTACCTGCTGTGGGGCAGTGTGCTGTTCGTGGCCTATGAGTTGTGCCTGTCCTTGTCCATCGGCTATGCCCATAGCGCACGCCAGGCCATCGAGGTGGGCATGGTCAACTACCTGTGGCCGACCTTCACGCTGGTGGCGGCGATTCTCTTTGGCGGGCAGCGCGCCACGCTCCTGGTGGTGCCGGGTTTCGTTCTTTCCATGCTGGGGATCTGCTGGGTGCTGGGCGGGGAGCAGGGGCTGGACCTGGCCGGCATGATGGCCAACCTCCAGGACAATCCCTTGAGCTACGGCCTGGCTTTTGTCGGCGCGTTGATCTGGGCAGCTTATTGCACTGTGACCGTCACGCTCGCGCAGGGAAGCAATGGCGTGACACCTTTCTTCATATTGGTGGCGCTGGCGCTGTGGGGGAAGTTCTTGCTGGGCGACCATGCAGGCGAGCTGGTCTTGAGCCTGCCGGCGCTGATCTATCTGGTGCTGGCCGCAGCGGCCATGGGCTTGGGGTATGCCGCCTGGAACGTGGGCATCCTGCATGGCAATGTGACGCTGCTGGCCGGGGCGTCCTATTTCATTCCGGTGTTTTCCTCGGCCTTGTCGGCGCTGCTCTTGCGTGCGCCACTGCCGGCTTCGTTCTGGGTCGGTGCAGCGCTGGTGTGTGGCGGCTCCATCCTGTGCTGGCGGGCCACGGCAGGGCGCTGA
- a CDS encoding 7-cyano-7-deazaguanine/7-aminomethyl-7-deazaguanine transporter — MTTLNLRRHAAVLTWLCLFHLLVITSSNYLVQLPVSVFGLHTTWGAFSFPFIFLATDLTVRFFGAPLARRIIFAVMLPALFISYGISALFYQGQWQGFGALAHFNLFVARIAAASFMAYVLGQVLDVQVFNRLRASRHWWLAPAVSMIFGNASDTIAFFSIAFWRSSDPFMATHWVEIALVDYGFKIAISLLFFLPAYGALMSMLKSCFARPLVSDPA, encoded by the coding sequence ATGACCACTCTCAACCTGCGCCGGCACGCCGCCGTGCTGACCTGGCTTTGCCTGTTCCACCTGCTGGTGATCACCTCCAGCAACTACCTGGTGCAATTGCCGGTATCGGTGTTCGGCCTGCATACCACCTGGGGCGCCTTCAGTTTTCCCTTCATCTTCCTGGCCACCGACCTGACGGTACGCTTCTTCGGCGCGCCACTGGCACGACGCATCATCTTTGCGGTGATGCTGCCGGCCTTGTTCATTTCCTATGGCATCTCAGCCCTGTTCTACCAGGGACAGTGGCAAGGCTTCGGCGCGCTGGCGCATTTCAACCTGTTCGTGGCGCGCATCGCCGCGGCCAGCTTCATGGCCTACGTGCTGGGACAGGTGCTGGACGTGCAGGTCTTCAACCGGCTGCGGGCCTCGCGTCATTGGTGGCTGGCGCCGGCGGTGTCGATGATCTTCGGCAACGCCAGCGATACCATCGCCTTTTTTTCGATCGCTTTCTGGCGCAGCAGCGATCCCTTCATGGCCACCCACTGGGTGGAGATCGCACTGGTCGATTATGGCTTCAAGATCGCCATCAGCTTGCTGTTCTTCCTGCCGGCCTACGGCGCGCTGATGTCGATGCTCAAGAGCTGCTTCGCACGACCCCTGGTGTCCGATCCAGCCTGA